In Erigeron canadensis isolate Cc75 chromosome 6, C_canadensis_v1, whole genome shotgun sequence, the following are encoded in one genomic region:
- the LOC122603173 gene encoding NDR1/HIN1-like protein 1, whose product MSVKECSHHKNKKGKLLRKLCACFLILSFIVLLTFLIIWAILQPRKPKFTLQDATIYSFNVSAPILLSSNFQVTIISHNPNKRVGIYYDKLDTFATYRSQQITYFTGIQPVYQGHKENNVWSPFVYGTNVPVAPYNGQLLQQDQSNGAISLLIRMNGRVRWRVGTWISGRYHIHVTCPAYIPFGNKQNSLYPGIPVGGSGMKYQLSQRCSVNV is encoded by the coding sequence ATGTCTGTCAAAGAATGCTCTcaccacaaaaacaaaaaaggaaagCTACTTAGAAAACTATGTGCATGTTTTTTAATTCTCTCCTTCATTGTCCTTTTAACTTTCCTAATTATTTGGGCAATTCTTCAACCAAGaaaaccaaaattcacactACAAGATGCAACTATATATTCATTCAACGTATCCGCGCCAATTTTATTATCATCCAATTTCCAAGTCACAATTATTTCACATAACCCTAATAAACGTGTCGGGATTTATTATGATAAACTCGACACGTTTGCTACGTATCGTAGCCAACAAATTACTTATTTCACTGGCATCCAGCCAGTGTACCAAGGTCATAAAGAAAATAACGTTTGGTCACCTTTTGTATATGGTACAAATGTACCTGTTGCACCATATAATGGTCAATTGTTACAACAAGATCAATCAAATGGCGCGATTTCGTTGTTGATTAGAATGAATGGACGTGTTAGATGGAGAGTTGGGACTTGGATTTCTGGAAGGTATCATATCCATGTAACATGTCCAGCTTATATTCCTTTTGGAAATAAACAAAATTCTTTGTATCCTGGAATTCCTGTTGGCGGGTCAGGAATGAAGTATCAATTATCTCAAAGGTGTAGTGTCAATGTATGA
- the LOC122604443 gene encoding protein ALP1-like, with the protein MDARNRQGFSPIQKCTSAIKQLSTGEPSDNFDEYLCMADRTSRECLINFCDAVINIYGHEVLRRPTSHDIAMIQLAHEARHHLPGMLGSLDCTHVEWRYCPRSLKGQYTRGDHKVPTIMIEVVASQDLWIWHSFFGPPGSNNDINVLNQSPLYDTVRNGTAPNSSFIVRGRYYKRGYLLTDGIYPRWSTFVKAYPHPVDPKEKKFKRVQEAARKDIERVFGVLKGKWKILERPIRFYDLDKIGKVVEACCILHNMIIKDNGRAISPVI; encoded by the coding sequence ATGGACGCAAGGAATAGACAAGGTTTCTCGCCGATACAGAAATGCACGTCGGCAATCAAGCAACTCTCGACCGGTGAACCATCGGATAACTTCGATGAGTATTTATGCATGGCCGATCGCACGTCACGCGAATGTCTTATCAACTTTTGTGATGCGGTCATTAATATATATGGGCACGAGGTTTTACGTAGGCCAACGTCCCATGACATAGCTATGATCCAACTGGCGCATGAAGCGCGACATCATCTTCCCGGGATGCTTGGTAGTCTTGATTGTACGCATGTCGAATGGAGGTATTGTCCAAGGAGTTTGAAAGGGCAATACACACGTGGGGATCATAAAGTCCCTACGATCATGATTGAGGTTGTCGCTTCACAAGATTTATGGATATGGCATTCGTTTTTTGGTCCTCCCGGGTCAAATAACGATATTAATGTGTTGAATCAGTCGCCTTTGTATGACACGGTTCGAAATGGGACGGCTCCAAACTCATCATTCATTGTTCGCGGTCGCTATTACAAACGTGGCTATTTGCTAACTGATGGGATTTATCCTAGGTGGTCTACGTTTGTTAAGGCTTATCCACACCCTGTCGatccaaaagaaaagaagttcaAGAGAGTACAAGAAGCGGCAAGAAAAGATATTGAAAGGGTTTTTGGTGTTCTTAAGGGAAAATGGAAGATTTTGGAGCGCCCGATTCGTTTTTACGATTTAGACAAGATCGGCAAAGTCGTCGAAGCATGTTGTatattgcacaacatgatcattaAGGACAACGGGAGGGCAATTTCACCGGTCATATAA